In one window of Helianthus annuus cultivar XRQ/B chromosome 17, HanXRQr2.0-SUNRISE, whole genome shotgun sequence DNA:
- the LOC110926222 gene encoding U-box domain-containing protein 45: MMDNSEIEENLFALGEPKLHGGMCSSLSLIYAKVLTIFPDLEAARPRSTTGIQALCSLHIALEKAKTLLQHCAECSKLYLAITGDSVVMKFEKAKSALEDSLRRVEDIVPQTIGSQIADIIAELKGIEFSLDPSEKQIGDEIIGLLQEGRNLNSSCENGELETFHQAATKLGINSSRGALRERRALKKVLEKSRIEDDKRKESIVAYLLHLMKKYSKLFRSDFSDDNDSQSGSTPCSPTVHGSFENVFDRQLSKIHGFDRQLSKMSSFNFKPNFRRSGQMPVPPDELRCPISLQLMYDPVIIASGQTYERICIEKWFENGHNTCPKTHQTLAHLCLTPNYCVKGLVANWCEQNGILVPEGPPDSLDDNYWNISLTESEPTSSRFVESIGSCKYEKEGDELEVVPEDEGSTFDTYEGLLASLTMENKRIKAVEKIRLLTKDDEEARIFMGANGFVEALLQFFESTVRERNLVAQESVAMALFNLSVNNNRNKETMLAAGVLPLLVNMIGNSGSPGAVAALCLNLSSLEQAKAVIGLSEAVPFLIRVLNDTVDPTCKSDALIALYHLSTLHSNIPRLVSLNILDALQPLIDDDTWTEKVLAILSNMVNLARDEIVSTHGLVSGLSSALDMNEPNVQEQAAACLLTMCTGNETCIQMVLQEGVIPSLVSVSANGSARGKQKAQKLLLLFREQRHQDPPVVQDSGPQQSCEIGVGPVNEEVRPLTKQVSKRKLGRGWSSLWRNKSFLVHQC, translated from the exons ATGATGGACAATTCGGAGATTGAAGAGAATTTGTTTGCACTTGGTGAACCAAAG TTACATGGAGGAATGTGTTCATCACTTTCTTTGATCTATGCCAAAGTGTTGACTATTTTCCCCGACCTAGAAGCCGCGAGGCCTCGGAGTACTACAGGAATTCAGGCGCTATGTTCGTTGCATATAGCCCTAGAAAAGGCGAAAACGCTTCTTCAGCATTGTGCGGAATGCAGTAAACTTTACCTG GCTATAACGGGAGATTCGGTTGTTATGAAATTTGAAAAGGCGAAATCTGCTCTGGAAGATAGTCTTAGACGGGTTGAAGATATAGTCCCACAAACTATTGGTTCTCAG ATTGCGGATATTATAGCTGAACTCAAGGGAATAGAATTTTCACTTGATCCGTCAGAGAAACAAATAGGCGATGAGATAATCGGGTTACTACAAGAAGGAAGAAATCTCAACAGCAGCTGTGAAAACGGCGAGTTAGAAACTTTTCACCAAGCAGCAACAAAACTCGGTATCAATTCTTCAAGGGGAGCTCTTCGAGAACGAAGAGCACTAAAAAAAGTCCTAGAAAAATCTAGAATCGAAGACGACAAACGAAAAGAATCCATCGTAGCTTATCTTTTACATTTAATGAAAAAATACTCGAAATTATTCCGAAGCGATTTCTCAGACGACAACGATTCACAAAGTGGTTCAACCCCTTGTTCACCAACAGTTCACGGGTCTTTTGAAAACGTGTTTGACCGTCAGCTATCGAAAATCCATGGGTTTGACCGTCAGCTATCGAAAATGAGTTCGTTTAACTTTAAACCGAACTTTAGAAGATCCGGGCAGATGCCGGTCCCACCTGACGAACTTAGGTGCCCGATATCGTTACAGCTTATGTACGATCCAGTCATCATTGCATCCGGGCAGACATACGAGAGGATCTGTATTGAAAAATGGTTTGAAAACGGGCATAACACCTGCCCGAAGACGCATCAAACCTTGGCTCATCTTTGTTTGACTCCTAATTATTGTGTGAAGGGTTTAGTTGCAAATTGGTGTGAACAAAATGGAATATTGGTTCCTGAAGGTCCACCGGATTCCCTAGACGACAACTACTGGAACATATCTTTGACCGAGAGCGAGCCAACTAGTTCTAGATTCGTTGAAAGTATCGGTTCCTGCAAGTACGAGAAAGAAGGCGATGAACTCGAAGTTGTGCCAGAGGATGAAGGTAGCACGTTCGACACATATGAGGGTTTGTTGGCCAGTTTGACCATGGAAAATAAGAGAATTAAAGCTGTAGAGAAAATACGGCTTTTGACgaaggatgatgaagaggctcgGATATTTATGGGTGCAAATGGTTTCGTTGAAGCTTTGTTACAGTTTTTTGAGTCCACTGTGCGTGAAAGAAACCTTGTTGCGCAAGAAAGTGTAGCCATGGCTCTTTTCAATCTCTCGGTTAATAACAACAG GAACAAAGAAACAATGTTAGCCGCAGGAGTACTTCCTTTACTCGTTAACATGATCGGAAATTCGGGTTCACCAGGGGCGGTTGCAGCCCTCTGCTTAAATCTTTCCAGTTTAGAACAAGCGAAGGCCGTTATCGGTTTAAGTGAGGCGGTCCCTTTCTTGATCCGGGTTCTAAACGATACTGTGGACCCGACATGTAAATCTGACGCACTTATCGCGCTCTACCATCTTTCAACTTTACATTCGAACATCCCTCGGCTCGTGTCGTTGAACATCCTGGATGCTCTTCAGCCACTCATAGATGATGACACGTGGACCGAGAAAGTGCTTGCCATCTTGAGCAACATGGTTAACTTAGCGAGAGACGAGATCGTATCAACTCATGGTTTGGTGAGCGGGCTTTCGTCAGCTCTTGATATGAACGAGCCAAATGTTCAGGAGCAAGCTGCGGCTTGCTTGTTGACTATGTGCACGGGAAATGAAACGTGCATTCAGATGGTTCTCCAAGAAGGGGTTATACCTTCTTTAGTATCGGTTTCGGCTAATGGGAGTGCTAGAGGGAAACAGAAGGCTCAGAAGTTGTTGCTGTTGTTTAGAGAGCAACGGCATCAGGACCCACCCGTGGTTCAGGATAGCGGTCCACAGCAATCATGTGAGATAGGTGTTGGTCCCGTTAATGAAGAAGTGCGGCCGTTAACCAAACAGGTGTCTAAGAGAAAACTGGGAAGGGGTTGGAGTTCTTTGTGGAGAAACAAGAGTTTTTTGGTGCACCAGTGTTGA
- the LOC110921751 gene encoding aldehyde oxidase GLOX: protein MITNIILVMLLTFASTTTEPIIPQPTSAGIDGEWRLLHENIGISPMHMQLLHNDKVVMFDRTDAGPSNISLPFHRCRHDPFDYMLPKDCTAHSILYDIWDNTFRPLSLRTDTWCSSGAVLADGTLVQTGGYNDGDHNVRTLVPCDDGTCDWVESTGYLTEPRWFSTNQLLPDGRVIIVGGRLQFSYEFYPTGSISFYNSSSFLVDFLKNTSDGVRENNFYPFVHLLPDGNLFMFVNVRSVVIDYKQNKVVKHLPPIPGDDPRNYPNSGSSVLLPLDENTLVEPEVMVCGGAPRHAFLDIKRDHIFARAVPTCGRIKPMDENPSWEMESMPIARVMGDMVILPNGDVIIINGAESGTAGWNNARDPVTRPVIYHPNGPPNTRFSVMQPGSRPRLYNSGAILVTDGRVLVSGSNPNPFYNFSNVEYPTELSLEAFLPPYLARENDAIRPEIVSLDGEVMEYKKPLIVTFTVLKYLKLSRVTVRIIAPSFTTHSLGMNQRMVVLKEVGNVSFVNGSFMQTYYNIEVVGPSTAEIAPPGYYLFYVIHAGIPSPGMWVKLQ, encoded by the coding sequence ATGATCACCAACATTATCCTAGTTATGCTGCTAACATTTGCATCAACAACCACCGAGCCCATAATCCCACAGCCAACATCCGCTGGCATCGATGGCGAGTGGCGGTTGTTACACGAAAACATTGGCATATCCCCTATGCACATGCAACTCCTACACAACGACAAAGTGGTCATGTTTGATAGGACCGACGCGGGTCCTTCGAACATATCACTTCCTTTTCACCGTTGTCGACATGACCCTTTCGATTATATGCTCCCTAAAGACTGCACTGCTCACTCCATCCTCTATGATATATGGGACAACACGTTTCGTCCACTATCGCTACGAACCGATACATGGTGCTCATCCGGCGCAGTTCTAGCCGATGGGACCTTGGTCCAGACCGGTGGGTACAATGATGGGGACCATAATGTCCGAACACTGGTTCCATGCGACGATGGAACCTGTGACTGGGTTGAATCCACTGGGTACCTAACGGAACCCAGATGGTTTTCAACCAATCAGTTATTACCCGATGGACGGGTAATTATCGTTGGGGGGAGACTACAATTTAGCTACGAGTTTTATCCCACGGGTTCGATTTCTTTCTATAATTCTTCTTCTTTCTTGGTAGATTTCCTTAAGAATACAAGTGATGGGGTGCGCGAGAACAACTTCTACCCATTTGTGCATTTGTTACCCGATGGAAACTTatttatgtttgtgaacgttCGGTCTGTGGTGATTGATTACAAGCAAAACAAGGTGGTCAAGCACCTTCCACCCATTCCGGGGGACGATCCACGAAACTATCCAAACTCGGGCTCATCGGTTTTGCTTCCTTTAGACGAAAACACATTGGTTGAACCCGAAGTGATGGTTTGCGGCGGTGCACCACGCCACGCCTTCTTGGATATCAAACGGGACCATATATTCGCTCGTGCGGTTCCTACGTGCGGACGGATCAAACCGATGGATGAGAATCCGAGTTGGGAGATGGAGAGCATGCCGATAGCGCGGGTGATGGGTGATATGGTAATTCTACCCAATGGCGATGTGATCATCATCAACGGTGCAGAGTCGGGTACAGCCGGATGGAACAATGCGCGTGACCCAGTGACCCGGCCCGTTATTTACCACCCAAACGGGCCTCCAAACACCCGATTTTCGGTTATGCAACCGGGCTCTAGGCCTAGACTTTATAACTCGGGTGCTATTTTAGTAACCGACGGACGGGTTCTAGTATCTGGAAGTAACCCGAACCCGTTTTATAACTTCTCAAACGTCGAATACCCTACGGAGCTAAGTTTGGAAGCCTTTTTACCACCTTATTTAGCTAGAGAAAATGATGCCATACGACCCGAAATTGTGAGCTTGGATGGTGAAGTTATGGAGTACAAGAAACCATTAATTGTGACATTTACAGTGTTGAAGTATCTAAAGTTGTCAAGGGTAACAGTAAGGATTATTGCACCATCCTTTACAACACATTCATTGGGAATGAATCAAAGAATGGTGGTGTTAAAAGAAGTTGGAAATGTGTCATTTGTAAATGGGTCGTTTATGCAGACTTATTACAATATTGAGGTGGTTGGGCCATCAACGGCTGAGATTGCACCACCGGGATATTACTTATTTTATGTGATCCATGCAGGTATACCTAGTCCTGGCATGTGGGTAAAACTTCAATAA